From the genome of Colwellia psychrerythraea 34H, one region includes:
- the fadJ gene encoding fatty acid oxidation complex subunit alpha FadJ, with translation MTQEIKSNDSEGTIKDNAEESNEVNNEVNSTAENSITKAYGNDAAEAKVTDEKVSEHNDPVEPTGSAFTIVRHDNGIAHLVIDVIGENVNTLKAEFTEQVNAVLAEIKVDKAITGIVLCSGKKGSFVAGADINMLDACQSRDEVVALSRQGQRIFSLLEQLPIPIVAAIDGACLGGGLELAMACHARVCSDNSKTALGLPEVQLGLLPGSGGTQRLPQLVGLQKALDMMLTGKQLRAKQALKSGLVDDVVPSSVLLTVAEDLAISLRQRGKKTVKRKQGLMDKLLENNAVGRKVVYQQAQKTVLAKTQGNYPAPAKIIDCIRTGIESSPEKGYRVEAEHFADLVMSDESAQLRQLFFATTAMKKEQGVADVMPEKMTKAGVLGGGLMGGGIAFVTATKANMPVRVKDISHKGIGQALKYSYQILNKKVKRRFLLNSEMQKQLAMITGSVEYTGFKALDIVVEAVFEDLTLKQNMVAEVEAQGHDKTIFASNTSSLPIGKIATNAKRPENVIGLHYFSPVDKMPLVEIIPHDKTSDQTISNTVAFAKKQGKTPIVVKDKAGFYVNRILAPYMNEAAILLLAGEPIDKIDKALVKFGFPVGPMQLLDEVGVDVGAKIGPILQADLGERFAAPAAFDKLLADGRLGKKVKKGFYQYEKPTFTKNLQNTFKGIKSGHKQVDETIYSLLNIKPMGSLSAVEISKRCTYMMLNEAARCVDEGIVRNARDGDIGAIFGIGFPPFLGGPLRYIDKIGAKSVVAQLSQWAEQHGERYTPCEALITMAENDAVYYPK, from the coding sequence ATGACTCAAGAAATAAAATCAAATGATAGTGAAGGCACTATTAAAGATAATGCTGAAGAAAGTAATGAAGTGAATAATGAAGTAAATAGCACTGCTGAAAATAGTATTACCAAGGCTTATGGTAACGATGCTGCTGAAGCAAAAGTCACTGACGAAAAAGTAAGTGAGCATAATGACCCAGTAGAGCCAACAGGCAGTGCTTTTACTATAGTTCGCCATGATAATGGTATCGCTCATTTAGTGATTGATGTTATTGGTGAAAATGTAAATACTCTTAAAGCAGAGTTTACTGAGCAAGTTAATGCGGTATTGGCTGAAATTAAAGTTGATAAAGCAATTACCGGCATAGTGCTGTGTAGTGGTAAAAAAGGCTCTTTTGTAGCCGGTGCTGACATTAATATGCTCGATGCTTGTCAAAGCCGCGATGAAGTTGTTGCTTTATCTCGACAAGGACAACGAATATTTTCTTTGCTAGAGCAATTACCTATTCCTATTGTTGCGGCTATCGATGGTGCATGTTTAGGTGGCGGTTTAGAGCTTGCTATGGCATGTCATGCTCGAGTTTGTAGTGATAATAGTAAAACTGCTTTGGGTTTACCTGAGGTGCAATTAGGCTTATTGCCAGGTAGTGGCGGTACTCAGCGTTTACCTCAGTTAGTCGGTTTACAAAAAGCCTTAGACATGATGCTTACGGGCAAGCAATTACGCGCTAAACAAGCATTAAAATCAGGTTTAGTTGATGATGTTGTGCCAAGCAGTGTGTTGCTTACGGTTGCTGAAGATTTAGCAATATCTTTGCGTCAACGTGGCAAAAAGACAGTTAAGCGTAAACAAGGCTTGATGGATAAGTTGTTAGAAAATAATGCTGTTGGTCGAAAAGTTGTTTATCAACAAGCGCAAAAAACTGTGCTAGCAAAAACCCAAGGTAATTATCCAGCGCCAGCTAAAATTATTGATTGCATTCGCACTGGTATCGAATCTTCACCTGAAAAGGGCTATAGAGTAGAAGCTGAGCATTTTGCCGATCTGGTGATGAGTGATGAATCTGCGCAACTACGTCAGTTATTCTTTGCGACAACAGCAATGAAGAAAGAGCAGGGCGTTGCTGATGTTATGCCAGAAAAAATGACTAAAGCGGGTGTTTTAGGTGGCGGTTTAATGGGTGGCGGTATTGCCTTTGTCACTGCAACTAAAGCGAATATGCCTGTACGTGTTAAGGATATTAGCCACAAAGGTATTGGCCAAGCATTAAAATACAGCTATCAAATACTGAATAAAAAAGTTAAGCGTCGTTTTTTACTTAACAGCGAAATGCAAAAACAGTTAGCTATGATAACCGGTAGTGTGGAATATACGGGTTTTAAAGCCCTTGATATTGTTGTTGAAGCAGTATTTGAAGATTTAACATTGAAACAAAACATGGTGGCTGAGGTTGAAGCGCAAGGGCATGATAAAACTATTTTTGCCAGCAATACCTCTAGTTTACCAATAGGGAAGATTGCTACTAACGCAAAACGACCTGAAAATGTAATTGGGCTACATTATTTTTCGCCGGTTGATAAAATGCCGTTAGTGGAAATAATTCCTCACGATAAAACCTCTGATCAAACTATTTCAAATACAGTGGCTTTTGCTAAAAAACAGGGTAAAACTCCTATTGTTGTTAAAGACAAAGCAGGTTTTTATGTCAATCGTATTTTAGCACCTTATATGAATGAAGCCGCTATTCTGCTTCTTGCTGGTGAGCCCATTGATAAAATAGACAAAGCACTGGTAAAATTTGGTTTTCCTGTAGGACCGATGCAACTGCTTGATGAAGTGGGAGTTGACGTTGGCGCTAAAATTGGACCCATCTTGCAGGCAGATCTTGGTGAGCGTTTTGCAGCACCAGCGGCGTTTGATAAATTACTCGCAGATGGTCGTTTAGGTAAAAAAGTAAAGAAGGGTTTTTATCAGTACGAAAAGCCAACTTTTACTAAGAATTTACAAAATACTTTCAAAGGTATTAAATCAGGCCACAAACAAGTAGATGAGACTATCTATAGCTTACTAAATATTAAGCCTATGGGAAGTCTATCAGCAGTAGAAATTAGTAAACGTTGTACTTACATGATGCTAAATGAAGCGGCACGCTGTGTTGATGAAGGTATAGTGAGAAATGCTAGAGATGGTGATATTGGTGCGATCTTCGGTATTGGATTTCCACCCTTTTTAGGTGGACCGCTACGTTATATTGATAAAATTGGTGCTAAGTCAGTGGTTGCTCAATTAAGTCAATGGGCTGAGCAGCATGGCGAGCGTTATACTCCATGTGAAGCCTTGATTACTATGGCAGAAAATGATGCAGTTTATTACCCAAAATAA
- a CDS encoding DUF58 domain-containing protein gives MWFNRQKKSSAKSLNKDATQSLLASLYSNGIDLSMQELLQYQNKSRLIDLAGKKNIQGKQAGNYLSRSKGRGMEFDEVRHYQTGDDVRAIDWRVTARTGKTHTKLFREEIERPVLVATDLSQNMNFGSKLLFKSVQGAHLAALIAWHAKIRGDRLGGLVFCDEQHIELKPRSRKAGVLHYLHALTTLNNQKKQTQLEENDSALDKQQETTTQHKNHYFEQHCARLRHLAKPGSLVYLITDGHALRDEKSCPHAIRHLSQISKHCELVLCLISDPLEQALPESSLKLAVTFTDGINRQQLTLGDNNTAEQYQQQALAQHEKMQLLLQSTGARVIHFSAGESLEQQLKYGASL, from the coding sequence ATGTGGTTTAATCGTCAAAAAAAATCGTCTGCAAAGTCCTTAAATAAGGATGCAACCCAATCCTTACTTGCAAGCTTATATAGTAATGGCATTGATTTATCTATGCAGGAACTATTGCAATACCAAAATAAGAGTCGTTTGATTGACTTGGCTGGTAAAAAGAATATTCAAGGTAAGCAAGCTGGTAATTATCTATCACGCAGTAAAGGCCGTGGCATGGAGTTTGACGAAGTGCGGCATTACCAAACAGGTGATGATGTTCGCGCCATTGACTGGCGAGTAACTGCCCGTACCGGAAAAACCCACACTAAACTTTTTCGAGAAGAAATAGAAAGGCCGGTACTGGTTGCCACTGATTTGAGCCAAAATATGAATTTTGGCAGCAAACTTCTTTTTAAATCTGTCCAAGGCGCTCATTTAGCGGCACTTATTGCTTGGCACGCCAAAATCCGTGGTGATCGTTTGGGTGGTTTAGTGTTTTGTGATGAACAGCATATTGAATTAAAACCGCGCAGTCGAAAAGCCGGTGTATTGCATTACTTGCATGCGTTAACCACCCTAAATAATCAAAAAAAGCAAACACAGCTCGAAGAAAACGATTCTGCGCTAGATAAACAACAAGAAACCACAACACAACATAAAAATCATTATTTTGAACAACACTGTGCTCGATTAAGACACCTTGCTAAACCCGGCTCACTTGTTTATTTGATCACCGACGGTCATGCGCTACGAGATGAAAAAAGCTGTCCGCATGCTATAAGGCACCTAAGCCAGATTAGTAAACATTGTGAGTTAGTACTTTGTTTAATTAGTGATCCCCTTGAACAAGCACTGCCCGAGAGCTCACTAAAATTAGCAGTAACATTTACTGATGGTATCAATCGACAGCAATTAACATTAGGTGATAACAACACCGCAGAGCAATACCAACAACAAGCCCTTGCGCAACATGAAAAAATGCAGTTGTTGCTGCAATCAACAGGCGCCCGAGTTATTCACTTTAGTGCAGGGGAAAGCCTCGAGCAGCAATTAAAATATGGGGCATCGTTATAA
- the fadI gene encoding acetyl-CoA C-acyltransferase FadI, whose product MTIKRLTTSTGERIAIVAGLRTPFAKQATAFHGVPAVDLGKIVVNELLQKHDVDPGIIDQLVFGQVVQMPEAPNIAREIVLGTGMNTRTDAYSVSRACATSFQSTVNVAESIMAGHVDVGIAGGADSSSVAPIGVSKKLARTLVDLTKARSLGQRLSLLSRLGLKDLLPVSPAVAEYSTGISMGQTAEQMAKTYQISRQDQDALAHRSHTLATKSWQEGKLAGEVMTVHAEPYKSFIDRDNCFRENSVLESYAKLKPVFDRKHGTVTAATSTPLTDGGAAILLMREGRAKELGYKPLGYIRSFGFAAIDVWQDMLMGPSYATPIALQRAGMNLADLDLIEMHEAFAAQALANMKMFGSTKFAQEQLGRDKAIGDIDMDKFNVMGGSLAYGHPFAATGARLITQTLNELNRRGGGVGLTTACAAGGLGAAMIVETD is encoded by the coding sequence ATGACAATAAAAAGACTAACAACTTCGACGGGTGAGCGCATAGCAATTGTTGCTGGCTTGCGTACTCCGTTTGCTAAACAGGCAACGGCTTTTCATGGTGTACCAGCAGTTGATTTGGGCAAAATCGTTGTTAATGAATTATTACAAAAACACGATGTTGACCCAGGGATCATTGATCAACTTGTTTTTGGTCAAGTAGTTCAAATGCCGGAAGCGCCAAACATTGCTCGTGAAATCGTCTTGGGTACCGGTATGAATACTCGTACTGATGCTTACAGTGTCTCGCGCGCCTGTGCTACTAGTTTTCAATCAACGGTTAACGTTGCTGAATCTATTATGGCTGGGCACGTTGATGTTGGTATTGCTGGCGGTGCTGATTCATCATCAGTGGCACCTATAGGTGTTTCTAAAAAGCTTGCACGCACGTTAGTTGATTTAACCAAAGCAAGATCACTAGGGCAGAGACTTTCACTACTTAGTCGTCTTGGTTTGAAAGATTTATTACCCGTTTCTCCAGCTGTCGCTGAATACTCTACCGGTATTTCTATGGGACAAACGGCAGAGCAAATGGCGAAAACTTATCAAATTTCTCGTCAAGATCAAGATGCATTAGCCCACAGATCGCACACTTTAGCGACCAAGAGTTGGCAAGAAGGTAAATTAGCAGGTGAGGTCATGACAGTTCATGCGGAACCTTATAAAAGCTTTATCGATAGAGATAATTGTTTTCGAGAAAATTCTGTTTTAGAAAGTTATGCTAAATTAAAACCAGTTTTTGATCGCAAGCATGGCACAGTTACCGCTGCTACAAGTACGCCGTTGACCGATGGTGGTGCAGCTATCCTACTAATGCGTGAAGGACGAGCGAAAGAGCTAGGTTATAAACCATTAGGCTATATTCGTAGTTTTGGTTTTGCTGCCATCGATGTTTGGCAAGACATGCTCATGGGTCCAAGTTATGCCACACCTATTGCATTACAACGTGCGGGCATGAATTTAGCTGATTTAGATTTGATTGAAATGCATGAAGCATTTGCAGCCCAAGCATTAGCGAACATGAAAATGTTCGGTAGTACTAAGTTTGCTCAAGAGCAACTTGGCAGAGATAAAGCTATTGGTGACATTGATATGGATAAATTTAATGTTATGGGTGGCTCGCTCGCCTATGGACACCCTTTTGCTGCTACGGGTGCAAGACTTATCACACAAACCCTTAATGAATTAAACCGTCGTGGTGGTGGTGTTGGTTTAACAACAGCTTGTGCTGCAGGTGGTTTAGGCGCGGCAATGATTGTGGAGACAGACTAA
- a CDS encoding VWA domain-containing protein: MISFAWPWLFALLPLPLIIYFLPAKKSTNQQSALIMPELINVSSTAMSDQQKRKAPLIILTTCWVLLILAVSRPQWLGEAIDIPSEGREMMIAVDLSGSMEIEDMSLNGRNVNRLQMLKVVLGDFIARRVSDRLGLILFADDAYMQTPMTFDRKTVKQMLDESELNLVGKKTAIGDAIALAVKRFDAKQESNKVLLLLTDGQNTAGKITPRAGIRVSRC, from the coding sequence ATGATAAGTTTTGCTTGGCCCTGGTTATTTGCCCTATTACCTCTGCCGCTGATTATTTATTTTTTACCGGCTAAAAAAAGTACGAACCAACAAAGCGCACTTATCATGCCGGAGCTTATTAATGTATCAAGCACTGCGATGAGCGATCAGCAAAAGCGTAAAGCACCTTTGATTATTTTAACGACTTGTTGGGTTTTATTGATTCTCGCTGTTAGTCGTCCTCAATGGCTTGGTGAAGCAATTGATATCCCCAGTGAAGGTCGTGAAATGATGATTGCTGTTGATCTTTCCGGCAGTATGGAAATAGAAGACATGAGTCTTAACGGTCGCAATGTAAACCGTTTACAGATGCTTAAGGTTGTCCTTGGTGATTTTATCGCGCGTCGTGTCAGTGACCGTCTCGGTTTAATCTTATTTGCCGATGATGCTTACATGCAAACGCCGATGACCTTTGATAGAAAAACAGTAAAGCAAATGTTAGATGAGAGTGAGCTCAATCTTGTCGGCAAAAAAACCGCCATTGGCGATGCTATCGCACTTGCAGTAAAGCGTTTTGATGCAAAACAAGAGTCTAACAAAGTTTTATTATTGTTGACCGATGGTCAAAATACTGCAGGAAAAATAACCCCCAGAGCAGGCATTAGAGTTAGCCGTTGCTAA
- a CDS encoding VWA domain-containing protein yields the protein MSAQQTNLFTDLTQFANDFSFEGLSFEGLVNNFHFIRPWWLLAFIALFLILFILKKIRYYQSPWQHFLPAHLANALLENSQNKGAQTSSSQPRFWLKPFIMGSSIILALAGPAWQKLPQPVYQLERGAVLVMDMSYSMYATDVKPNRLTRARYKAIDLLKKINEGDVGLIAYAGDAFIISPLTQDIKNIELLLPSLSPDIMPVYGANALAALTLADKTLKNAGHVSGDIYWFTDDIDKEEMSDIYDWANDNDHKVNILGVGSKTGAPIKLSSGKLLKDNKGAIVIPKLPESRLAAISKRSRGVYHTMTNDDTDIKALTAHLNSNLDDKINSQSSNNKNGQQSEQQNKQAMQGDQYQEQGPWLLIIILPLLLTYFRRGSSILAITWLMPLTLLFSLSSISPVSFAASDSETVKSSDASTSEPNVNSASQLWQDLWKTSDQQAQQHYQQENYQQAAKQFKVSQWQGSAHYKAGDYEQALQAFKQSDNAQSLYNQGNSLAQLQKVDEAIDAYKKALEKDPELNDAKDNLAKLEELKKQQEQQEQQSQGDQKGQDSQDQSEGDEQDKKENQESQQSKDGQKEPQDQSQGDQEQSDQQQQEQDDKQDKQDQDAQQQAKNEQQKEDQAKQAEDSDDEQDPSDEKSLAQQASDSKKQETEQKHQQLLNKVTDDPYLLLRNKCVSNIKSAEVKGHLRE from the coding sequence ATGTCGGCACAACAAACCAACTTATTCACTGATTTAACTCAATTCGCTAACGACTTCTCTTTCGAAGGCCTTAGCTTCGAAGGGTTAGTCAATAACTTCCACTTTATTCGACCTTGGTGGTTATTAGCCTTTATTGCTTTGTTTTTAATACTGTTTATTTTAAAGAAAATTCGTTATTACCAATCACCTTGGCAACATTTTTTACCTGCTCACTTAGCCAATGCTTTATTGGAAAATTCGCAAAACAAAGGGGCACAAACCTCTTCGTCACAACCACGTTTTTGGTTAAAACCTTTTATTATGGGTAGTTCTATTATTTTAGCTCTAGCTGGACCTGCATGGCAAAAGTTACCACAACCGGTTTATCAACTAGAACGTGGCGCTGTGCTTGTTATGGATATGTCTTACTCCATGTACGCAACGGATGTGAAACCCAATAGGTTAACCCGTGCTCGTTATAAAGCCATCGATTTACTTAAAAAGATCAACGAGGGTGATGTTGGTCTAATTGCCTATGCCGGTGATGCTTTTATTATTAGTCCTTTGACACAAGATATTAAAAACATAGAGTTACTTTTACCTTCACTATCACCTGATATTATGCCGGTTTATGGCGCTAATGCATTGGCTGCACTGACTCTAGCGGATAAAACATTAAAAAATGCCGGTCATGTGAGTGGCGATATTTATTGGTTTACTGATGATATTGATAAGGAAGAAATGTCAGATATTTATGATTGGGCTAACGACAACGACCATAAAGTGAATATCTTAGGTGTAGGTAGTAAAACCGGCGCACCAATAAAGCTAAGTAGTGGAAAATTACTCAAAGATAACAAAGGTGCTATCGTCATTCCTAAGTTACCTGAAAGTAGATTGGCGGCAATATCTAAGCGCAGCAGAGGCGTCTATCACACCATGACCAATGACGACACCGATATAAAAGCGCTGACCGCTCATTTAAATTCAAATCTAGACGATAAGATTAATTCACAGTCATCAAATAATAAAAATGGTCAGCAAAGCGAACAACAAAATAAACAAGCAATGCAAGGAGATCAGTATCAAGAGCAAGGACCTTGGTTACTCATCATCATATTGCCATTACTGTTAACTTATTTTCGCCGTGGTAGCAGCATATTGGCAATAACTTGGCTTATGCCACTGACTTTATTGTTCAGTCTTTCATCTATCAGCCCTGTCAGCTTTGCCGCTTCAGATTCTGAAACAGTAAAATCTAGTGATGCATCTACGAGTGAGCCTAACGTTAATAGCGCTAGTCAACTTTGGCAAGACTTGTGGAAAACCTCAGACCAACAAGCACAACAGCATTACCAACAAGAGAACTATCAGCAAGCTGCTAAGCAGTTCAAAGTCAGCCAATGGCAAGGCAGTGCTCACTATAAAGCGGGGGATTATGAACAAGCATTACAAGCTTTCAAACAAAGTGATAATGCTCAATCGCTTTATAACCAAGGTAATTCGCTCGCACAGCTACAAAAAGTTGATGAGGCGATTGATGCTTATAAAAAAGCACTTGAAAAAGATCCTGAGTTAAATGATGCCAAAGACAATTTAGCAAAACTAGAAGAACTTAAAAAACAACAAGAACAGCAAGAACAACAGTCTCAAGGTGATCAGAAAGGTCAGGACTCTCAAGATCAATCGGAGGGGGATGAACAAGATAAAAAAGAGAATCAAGAGAGTCAACAAAGTAAGGACGGTCAAAAAGAACCTCAAGATCAGTCCCAAGGTGACCAAGAACAGAGTGACCAGCAGCAACAAGAACAAGACGATAAACAGGACAAGCAGGATCAAGATGCTCAGCAACAAGCGAAAAATGAACAGCAAAAAGAAGATCAAGCTAAGCAAGCCGAAGATTCTGATGATGAGCAAGATCCAAGTGATGAGAAATCTTTAGCTCAACAAGCCAGTGATAGCAAAAAACAAGAAACTGAGCAAAAACATCAACAACTATTAAATAAGGTAACAGACGACCCTTATTTATTATTACGAAATAAATGCGTCTCGAATATCAAAAGCGCCGAAGTGAAGGGTCATCTCAGGGAGTAA
- a CDS encoding DUF4381 domain-containing protein, which translates to MAIANSPTLPGQLPQGQSAQLQLHDIHVPEQVSNFPIAPGWWILLALLVIGTFWLYKKRKQRIQLNASKKQALTVLENNPTLSAKECITLLKWAAMQYINRQQLAKLYGQGFQDFLMNQLPEKHQASFTKLINTAFEAQYQAQKTATADIDRDCHQATKLWLNYALPITQPLVIDEALPNDETSTFNTPMPIEKEKELSK; encoded by the coding sequence ATGGCAATAGCAAACTCGCCTACTCTTCCTGGTCAACTACCTCAAGGTCAATCGGCTCAATTACAATTGCATGATATTCATGTACCTGAGCAAGTGAGTAATTTCCCAATTGCCCCGGGCTGGTGGATTTTACTGGCATTACTTGTTATTGGTACGTTTTGGCTTTATAAAAAACGCAAACAACGCATACAGTTAAATGCCAGTAAAAAACAGGCCTTAACGGTACTAGAAAACAATCCAACGCTCAGTGCTAAAGAATGTATTACCTTATTGAAATGGGCTGCGATGCAGTACATTAATCGTCAACAATTAGCTAAGTTATATGGCCAGGGTTTTCAGGATTTTTTAATGAATCAATTACCTGAAAAGCATCAAGCTAGCTTTACTAAATTAATTAATACTGCATTTGAAGCGCAATACCAAGCACAGAAAACAGCAACAGCTGATATTGACCGTGATTGCCATCAAGCGACCAAATTGTGGTTAAACTATGCGCTTCCTATTACACAGCCTCTCGTTATTGATGAGGCTCTACCTAATGATGAAACATCAACTTTTAATACGCCTATGCCCATCGAAAAAGAAAAGGAGTTAAGCAAATGA
- a CDS encoding AAA family ATPase → MAIEHFSTLKQHLSSQIIGQEALVENLLIALLANGHLIVEGPPGLAKTRAVNALAQGLEADFHRIQFTPDLLPADLTGTDIYRPEDGTFVFQPGPLFQNLVLADEINRAPAKVQSALLEAMAEGQITVGRKTYDLPELFLVMATQNPIEQEGTYPLPEAQLDRFLMHIEIGYPDAESELAILKLNRGEALRSNANHGNDSSEKETSTKENSLRTLSQSEIFSAREQVLNIHMAPSLENYIVDLIIATRQPEKYDDKLSTWLAFGASPRATIALDRCARARAWLHNRDFVSPEDIQAVFHNALRHRILLSYQAEAEGITANQVLDYILTQVAVA, encoded by the coding sequence ATGGCAATTGAACATTTTTCTACCTTAAAACAACATTTATCTTCACAAATAATTGGTCAAGAAGCGTTAGTTGAGAATTTGCTTATTGCCCTATTGGCTAATGGTCACTTAATTGTTGAAGGTCCGCCTGGTCTAGCAAAAACACGTGCCGTTAACGCATTAGCACAGGGACTAGAGGCTGATTTTCATCGTATTCAGTTTACCCCAGATTTATTACCCGCTGATTTAACCGGTACCGATATTTATCGTCCAGAAGATGGCACCTTTGTTTTTCAACCCGGTCCTTTATTCCAAAATTTAGTGCTTGCTGATGAAATCAATCGAGCGCCAGCTAAAGTACAGTCGGCTTTATTAGAAGCGATGGCAGAGGGACAAATAACCGTTGGTCGTAAAACGTATGACTTACCTGAGTTATTTTTAGTCATGGCAACGCAGAACCCTATTGAGCAAGAAGGTACTTACCCGTTACCTGAAGCACAATTAGATCGCTTCTTAATGCACATTGAAATTGGTTACCCTGATGCCGAAAGTGAGTTAGCAATACTGAAACTAAACCGTGGTGAAGCGTTAAGATCAAATGCTAATCATGGGAATGACTCAAGCGAAAAAGAAACATCTACCAAAGAAAATAGTTTACGAACATTAAGCCAAAGTGAAATTTTTTCAGCGCGTGAGCAAGTGCTAAATATACATATGGCCCCTTCATTAGAAAACTATATAGTTGATTTAATTATCGCCACGCGTCAACCTGAAAAGTATGACGATAAATTAAGTACTTGGCTTGCTTTTGGCGCTAGTCCACGTGCCACTATTGCTTTAGATAGATGTGCTAGAGCTCGCGCTTGGCTTCATAATCGAGATTTTGTTAGCCCTGAAGATATTCAAGCCGTTTTTCATAATGCCCTTAGACATAGAATTTTACTAAGCTATCAAGCCGAAGCCGAAGGTATCACTGCAAATCAAGTGCTTGATTATATTTTAACTCAAGTTGCTGTTGCTTAG
- a CDS encoding BatD family protein, giving the protein MFSNNAFALSKVTAVVDKNPAMINESILLTVTADDDVNRNALDTTPLLRDFIVGQTSVSSQTSMINFKTSRVTKWQIVLIARSAGQFIIPALTIENQQSEPVKMTVIAAKDTGSNTQTDIFVTSELSSNEVYVQQLLTLSIKLHFAVDLKSGNLTEPSLTGATIEKIGQDKQSDNIINGKRYRVIEQTYAITPEQSGEFTLKAPLFSGEILQPSKRRSSFLSFAQTKPVSILGDAQNIVVLPIPANYPSNAQWLPTDILTLHQEWPTGNDQFTVGEPITRTVTLTAAGLSKSQLPKLEMQSSRGLKIYPDQAELNANLRNDRLVSQKVQNFALVPSTAGNFVLPEMSITWFNTVTNKIEVATLPSKTITVEAGEGVIANNFNDATNKIASSVSNSANSSENLTAQSPAVVTEVLVQDKRLQWLFLSLWLLTSLAWLVHFFYLKQKNQQKTNHPSDNTKNVVNSGNQYLALLAACKKNNAEQALNLILPWLRQLLPVNKSGLEINNIAQAQAIVQDQSFATALNDLQQHLYGKSAINGAPSWQGLALLNAIQTVHKQQSDKVNNHHLLPLNP; this is encoded by the coding sequence TTGTTCAGCAATAACGCCTTCGCTTTATCAAAAGTTACAGCAGTTGTTGATAAAAATCCTGCGATGATTAATGAGTCGATTCTTTTAACGGTCACTGCTGATGACGATGTAAACCGTAATGCATTAGACACCACTCCATTACTGCGTGATTTTATTGTCGGTCAAACATCGGTTAGTTCACAAACGAGTATGATCAACTTTAAAACTAGCCGAGTTACCAAGTGGCAAATAGTTTTAATTGCCCGCAGCGCGGGGCAGTTCATTATTCCTGCTCTTACTATTGAAAACCAGCAAAGTGAGCCGGTTAAAATGACGGTTATCGCAGCCAAGGATACAGGCAGCAACACGCAAACTGATATTTTTGTTACTAGTGAGTTATCCAGTAATGAAGTTTACGTTCAGCAACTATTAACTTTATCAATTAAGCTACACTTTGCCGTTGACCTTAAAAGTGGCAATTTAACTGAGCCAAGCTTAACGGGCGCTACCATAGAAAAGATAGGCCAAGACAAACAATCAGATAACATTATCAACGGCAAGCGTTACCGCGTAATAGAGCAAACTTATGCCATAACTCCAGAACAAAGTGGCGAATTTACTTTAAAAGCTCCGCTATTTTCCGGTGAAATACTCCAACCCTCGAAACGACGTTCGAGTTTTCTAAGTTTTGCCCAAACTAAACCAGTCAGTATTTTAGGTGATGCACAAAATATTGTTGTTTTACCTATACCAGCGAACTATCCAAGCAATGCACAATGGTTACCTACCGACATACTTACTCTGCATCAAGAGTGGCCAACGGGAAATGATCAATTTACCGTTGGCGAGCCAATTACGCGCACTGTGACGCTGACAGCTGCGGGCCTTTCAAAATCACAGTTACCCAAACTTGAAATGCAAAGTAGTCGTGGTTTAAAAATTTATCCTGACCAAGCTGAGTTAAATGCCAACCTAAGAAATGATCGATTGGTCAGCCAAAAAGTTCAAAACTTTGCCCTAGTGCCAAGTACTGCCGGAAACTTTGTATTACCTGAAATGAGTATTACGTGGTTTAACACCGTTACCAATAAAATCGAAGTGGCGACACTGCCCTCAAAAACGATCACAGTTGAAGCTGGAGAAGGAGTTATTGCAAATAACTTCAATGATGCAACCAATAAAATTGCTAGCTCGGTTAGTAATTCTGCTAATAGTTCTGAAAACTTAACAGCCCAGTCCCCTGCTGTTGTTACTGAGGTACTTGTTCAAGACAAACGTCTACAATGGTTGTTTCTTAGCTTATGGTTATTAACAAGTTTGGCCTGGTTGGTTCATTTCTTTTATTTGAAGCAAAAAAATCAGCAAAAAACCAACCATCCATCTGATAATACAAAAAATGTTGTTAATTCGGGCAATCAATACCTTGCACTTTTAGCTGCCTGTAAGAAAAACAACGCTGAGCAAGCATTAAATTTAATATTGCCTTGGTTAAGACAATTATTACCGGTTAATAAATCAGGGTTAGAAATAAATAATATTGCTCAAGCTCAAGCAATTGTTCAAGACCAAAGCTTTGCCACTGCTCTTAATGATCTACAGCAACACCTTTATGGAAAAAGCGCGATCAATGGAGCCCCCTCCTGGCAAGGTTTGGCATTGCTAAACGCTATTCAAACTGTTCATAAGCAACAAAGTGATAAAGTAAATAATCATCATTTATTACCACTCAATCCATAA